CCAGCAAAAGTGCCAGCGACACCACCGCCACCGCAGCCACTGATCGTACCGTTAAAGCCATTTCACGATAGTAATAGTTGCCGACAATCACAGCACCCAATAAACAAAAAACCAGGGCCCATTTCAGTCTATTGAAACTATTGGGTTGTATTATCTCCATAGCACTCTTTATTCAATTCAGTAGCGCTGAATCATTAACAATCAATTAGGCATGACCAGTCAAGCACACTAATAGCATCTATTCAATGATTTTAGAGACTATCCCGGCGCCGACGGTATGGCCACCTTCACGGATAGCGAAGTTCAACCCTTCCGTCATGGCGATGGGAGCAATTAAGGTGACGGTCAGTTGCAACTTGTCTCCTGGCATCACCATCTCCACCTCAGCCGGCAGCTCAACGATGCCCGTCACGTCAGTCGTACGGAAGTAGAACTGCGGACGATACCCCTTCAAAAACGGGGTATGGCGGCCGCCCTCTTCTTTCGTCAATACATACACTTCCGCGACAAACTTGGTGTGGGGGGTGATGCTCTTAGGCTTGGCCAAAACCTGACCGCGCTCAATGTCATCTCGCTTAGTGCCTCGCAGCAGCACGCCGACGTTTTCACCCGCACGCCCCTCATCTAAGAGCTTGCGGAACATCTCAACGCCGGTCACCACCGTCTTGGTGGTGTCACGGATCCCGACGATCTCTACTTCATCACCCACCTTGACAATCCCTTGCTCAACCCGGCCAGTCACCACGGTTCCACGGCCAGAGATTGAGAAGACATCTTCAATCGGCAATAAAAAGGGCTTATCAATCGCCCGCTTAGGCTCTGGAATATAGCTGTCTAAGATCTCCGCTAACTCAACAATTTTCTTCTCCCACTCGGGATCCCCTTCCAGCGCTTTCAGCGCTGAACCGCGAATCACTGGGGTATCATCCCCGGGGAAATCATATTGCGTGAGCAGTTCGCGGATCTCTAGTTCCACCAACTCCAGCAGCTCTTCGTCATCCACCATGTCGCACTTGTTCAGGAAGACGGTAATGTAAGGGACACCCACCTGACGCGCTAATAGGATATGCTCTCGAGTCTGTGGCATCGGGCCATCAGTCGCAGCAACCACTAAAATAGCACCATCCATCTGGGCGGCACCGGTGATCATGTTTTTAATGTAGTCCGCGTGACCTGGGCAGTCGACATGCGCATAGTGGCGGATTGGCGTGTCATACTCGACGTGAGAGGTATTGATGGTGATCCCGCGCGCTTTCTCTTCCGGCGCGTTATCGATTTGGTCAAAGGCCCGCGCCTGCCCACCGTAATGCTTCGCCAATACTGACGTAATCGCCGCCGTCAATGTGGTTTTTCCATGGTCCACATGGCCGATGGTGCCCACGTTAATGTGTGGCTTGCTCCGTGTAAATTTCTCTTTAGACACTGTTTCGCTTCCTTAATTAAGAAAAATTATTTGCTCTTGCGCGATTCAATAACCGCTTGTGCCACATGGGTTGGCGCTTCATGATATTTGCAAAATTCCATAGAATAACTGGCTCTTCCTTGGGTTTGTGAGCGTAAATCTGTGGCATAACCAAACATTTCAGATAGGGGCACTTGCGCCCGAATGGTTTTAGCCATCGCAGTATCTTCCATCCCTTCGATGATGCCACGCCGCCGATTGAGATCACCAATGACATCACCCATATAATCTTCAGGGGTTTCCACCTCAACACGCATGATCGGCTCTAACAGTACTGGCTTAGCTTTCAGAAAACCCTCTTTAAAGGCCATGGAAGCCGCCACTTTAAAGGCAATTTCTGAGGAGTCCACATCATGGTAGGAGCCATCATAAACAGTCACCTGGAGATCCACAATGGGATAGCCCGCCAACACACCACCTTTTAACTGCTCTTGGACCCCTTTATCGATGGCCGAAATATACTCTTTCGGGATGACCCCACCAACCACTTTATTGATAAATTGATAACCATTACCTGGCTCTTGCGGTTCCAGGCGCAACCAGACATGACCATATTGACCCCGCCCGCCCGATTGACGAATAAATTTCCCTTCCTGTTCAACCGAGTGCCGCAGCGTTTCCCGATAAGCTACTTGAGGTTTACCCACATTAGCTTCGACTTTAAATTCGCGGCGCATACGTTCAACCAGGATCTCTAAATGCAACTCACCCATGCCGGCAATAATGGTCTGACCCGACTCCTCGTCGGTGCGTACCCGAAAGGAGGGATCTTCTTGTGCTAAACGCCCCAGAGCGGTGCTCATCTTTTCCTGGTCGGCTTTGGTTTTGGGCTCAACAGCGACCGAAATCACCGGCTCAGGAAATTCCATACGCTCTAAAATAATCGGCCTCTCTAATTGGCACAAGGTATCTCCAGTCGTGATATCCTTCAATCCAATCGCAGCGGCAATGTCCCCGGCGTGTACCTCTTTAATTTCTTCCCGCTTATTGGCATGCATCTGTACGATACGTCCAAAGCGCTCCCGTTTCTGCTTAACAGAATTAAGCACCGTATCACCAGATTTCACAACACCCGAGTAGACCCGAAAGAACGTTAGTGTGCCAACAAAAGGATCACTGGCAATTTTAAAGGCCAATGCTGAGAAGGGTTCTTTATCACTCGCTTGCCGCTGATCCTCGGTGAGGGCATCTTCTTTGAGCCCCTTAACCGGCGGCACCTCGATAGGGGATGGCAGGTAGTTCACCACCGCATCCAGCATGGCCTGCACGCCCTTGTTTTTAAAAGCTGATCCGCAAGTCACGAGCACAATCTCGTTGTTGATCAAGCGTTGGCGCAGTGCTGTGTTGATCTCCTCTTCGGTGAGTGGCGTGCCCCCCAAATATTTATCCATCAACACTTCTGAAGCTTCTGCAGCCGTTTCCATTAAATTTTGCTGCCAGTGGGCGGCTAATTCCTGAAGCGATTCTGGGATAGCTTCATAAGTAAAAGTAGCGCCTTGATCGGTTTCACACCAATTGATAGCTTTCATCTTGACGAGATCGATGACCCCGGTAAACTGCTCCTCAGCACCAATCGGGAGCTGAATCGGTACGGCAACGCCACCCAGGCGAGTTTTAATCTGTTCCACCACCCGTAGAAAATTAGCCCCGGTGCGATCCATTTTATTCACAAAAGCGATCCGCGGGACTTTGTACTTCTCCGCTTGACGCCACACGGTTTCCGATTGTGGCTGCACGCCCCCCACGGCACAGTAGACCATCACCGCACCATCCAACACCCGCATCGAACGTTCAACTTCAATCGTGAAATCCACATGGCCAGGGGTATCGATAATATTGATGCGATGGGGTTCAAATTGGTGTGCCATCCCCGCCCAAAAGCAGGTAGTAGCCGCTGAGGTGATAGTAATGCCACGCTCTTGCTCTTGCTCCATCCAGTCCATGGTGGCAGCACCGTGGTGTACCTCGCCAATTTTATGATTAACACCGGTGTAGAAGAGAATACGCTCAGTGGTGGTGGTTTTGCCAGCATCAATATGAGCACTAATACCAATATTACGGTAACGCTCGATAGGGGTTATGCGCGCCATTTTATTCCTCAATTGTACGCTAAAAAACGGGATGACTAGGAGGCTATAGCCCGTAATGTCTCCGGGTTATTCGCTGATCAGGAGCGATGAATCGCTACCACCGATAGTGCGCAAAAGCCTTATTAGCTTCAGCCATCCGATGCACATCCTCACGTTTTTTAACCGCAGCCCCTCTGTTTTCCAAAGCATCTGCCAGCTCCGCCGCTAGGCGTACTGACATCGGCTTGTCACCGCGTTTACGCGCAGCATCCACTAACCAACGCATCCCTAAAGCACTGCGGCGCACTGGGCGAACTTCAACTGGCACTTGATAAGTGGATCCCCCCACCCGACGGGACTTCACTTCAACGGTTGGACGGACATGATCTAGTGCAATCTCAAAGGCCTCTAGGGGCGTTTTCCCCACACGCTGGGCGACCGACTCCAAGGCGGTATAGACGATACCTTCAGCCAGTGACTTTTTACCATCAACCATCACCACATTGATGAATTTAGCTAGTAGCTCTGATCCAAATTTTGGATCAGGCAGAATTTTACGTTGGCCGATAACACGACGACGTGGCATAACAACTCTCCATAAATGACTTCAGGTGTTCCAAAACGCAGCGATGCGTGATGATCTCATTTTTCTGCACTGTTTGGCCTTACTGAACTGACGAGGATCTCGGTTCACCGACCCCTTTTCGTCGTTCTCTTCTTCCAACCCTAAACAATATTAGGCCTGGAGAACGCTGCACCCTTTAAATTTAAGCGTTGGGTTTTTTAACCCCATATTTAGAGCGACACTGTTTACGATCTTTAACACCGGCACAGTCCAAGGCACCACGAACTGTATGATAACGGACCCCAGGAAGATCTTTGACACGACCGCCCCGAATCAATACCACGGAGTGCTCTTGCAAATTGTGTCCCTCACCCCCGATGTAAGAGGTCACCTCAAAACCATTCGTTAACCGTACCCGGCAGACTTTACGCAGGGCTGAGTTAGGTTTTTTCGGGGTTGTCGTGTACACGCGGGTACAGACGCCGCGTTTTTGCGGACAACTCTCCAGTGCCGGCACGTTACTCTTGACCACCTTTTTAACACGCGGTTTGCGCACCAACTGATTAATGGTTGCCATCTGAAAAAAAACTCCTCGTTTGACTAGGCAAAAAGCAAATAGACCCTAGGAAGGGCGGTAGAATTCTAAAGCCTATCACAACGCTTGTCAAAACAATCCTGGGTCAATCCGCGTGATAGGCGACTAGCGCGGTCCTCCTTGCTTGAGTTTCTCGGTTGTACGAACCATACTGCCTATTACTGGCTCTCTTTAATGGTGTCATGGTACTTTAGCAAGGAGATAACTATTTTGGCCTCTGACCACTGCACGCTGTTCTCAGAAACCACCCGTTGTGCCCGTCAGCAACGCTGGGCGTTGCTGCTCTTCCTACTGCTTGGTCTCCTAAATTACTGCCTCTACACCCAGGGGAGCTGGACTGCCCCGGTTCCGACTGCTGGGTCAAGGGCACTCTTTTTCAGCCGCGTAGTGCTTGGATACCTTCTGAGCAGCCTATTCATCACGGTACCCTGGCTTTTGTTAACTCAAGCCACCCTGCAGCACTCGGCCATCACCTCGCTACATTTGATCCAGCGCAGTGTGCGGCTATTCCCTAAACTAGTTGCCGTACAAGTGATTACCTGTTTATTCATGACAATCTTAGTCCTGATCACGACAATCTTTACAGCCATTATCTGGGCGCTGCTATTGGGGATCACGGGGACGATTGAGGCACCTTCGGGAATGATCTCGCTTGAATACTTCCTGCAACTACTAAACTCACGCCTCTGGATCTGCGGGACACTGCTGCCCCCTCTGCTCCTGATATGGTATTTAAGTTGCCGTTTATCGTTCAGCACTTACCTTGTCATTGCTGAGCCGCAGACTGCTCTATTAGCAACGGTACGCCTGAGTTGGCGCTGGAGTCGATCCTGTCTGTGTCATCTCTTGGTCGCCACACTGCTCGTGGCGCTACTAACCTATGTGCCCTCTTATGGGCTACAGCTCTCCTCTCTGCGCAGCAATTCCTGGGTGAATATCGGATGGATTCTCTACTCCTGTGCCCTTGGGCTAGTGGCCTCAATCTATTTTTTTGTGCTGTATCAACAACGAAAACCTTTGCCGGAACATACCTTAAATCTATCCAAGCATTGACGCTTGATCGTGCCGCTGACTCTGACGCATTACCAAGCGCAGTGTGGCCAGTTTTGCACTGTGCGGACCACAAAACCGGGATAGTCCCTGGGGGTGATCCCAACCGCGAGGGATGGCATCAGGCCACGCGCTATTAGCGCGGCTTCGCAGCGGTAACCTAGCACCACAGGCGAGTAGTCTAGGATGCTGGTGCTTCCTTGAAGCTCTCTGCTGTATGAACCATACTACTGGTTGTTGGATCTTTTCAATAGTGTCGTGCTATTCGGCAAGGAGAGTACTGTTTTGGCTGCTCGTCACGATAGGCTATTCTCAGAAACCACCCATTGTGTCCGCCAGCAACGGTGGGCGTTGCTGCTCTTCTTGCTGCTGAGCCTCCTAAACGACTACTACCTCTACACCCCGAGGCGCTGGGTTGAATCGGTTCCGACTGTCGAGTCACTAAAAATCCTTTTCAGCCTCGTGGTGCTTGGATACCTTTTGAGCCACTTACTCATCACGATACCCTGGCTCCTATTGACTCAGGCAACCCTGCAGCACCGCACCATCACCCTGCCGTACTTGATCAGGCGCACTAGGCGTCTATTTCCTAAACTAGCCACCATACAAGTGATTAACTGTTCACTCATGATGATCTTGACCCTGATCCCTACAATCTTCCTACTCATTGCCTCGGTACTGTTATTAGGGCTCACTGAAAAAATTACGGCTCCCTCTGGACTGTTCTTGCCTAAGTTCCTTCTTGAACTGCCACACTGCTATCTCCGGATCGTCAGTACACTACTACCCTCTATGCTCTTAACTTGGTATTTGCATTGTCGTTTACTCTTCACCACTTATATCGTGGTTACTGAGCCACAGGCTACGCTATTGACGACGCTACGCTTGAGTTGGCAATGGAGCAAACCCTGTCAGAGACAACTCTTGGTTGCCGAACTACTTCTGGGGTTACTCTTGTTTATACCCACTTGGGGAGTGCAGATCGCCTCTCTGTGCACCAATCCCTGGGTGACTATAGGATTGACCCTCTACTGCAGTGCCCTTAGGCTAGTGGCCTCAATCTATTTTTTTGTGCTGTACCAACAGCAAAGAGCTTTGCCGGAACACCCCTTAAATCTATCCAAGGGTTGACGGTTTATCGTGCCACTGACTCTGGTGCCTTACCAAGCACAGTGTGGCCAGTGTTG
This genomic stretch from unidentified bacterial endosymbiont harbors:
- the tuf gene encoding elongation factor Tu — protein: MSKEKFTRSKPHINVGTIGHVDHGKTTLTAAITSVLAKHYGGQARAFDQIDNAPEEKARGITINTSHVEYDTPIRHYAHVDCPGHADYIKNMITGAAQMDGAILVVAATDGPMPQTREHILLARQVGVPYITVFLNKCDMVDDEELLELVELEIRELLTQYDFPGDDTPVIRGSALKALEGDPEWEKKIVELAEILDSYIPEPKRAIDKPFLLPIEDVFSISGRGTVVTGRVEQGIVKVGDEVEIVGIRDTTKTVVTGVEMFRKLLDEGRAGENVGVLLRGTKRDDIERGQVLAKPKSITPHTKFVAEVYVLTKEEGGRHTPFLKGYRPQFYFRTTDVTGIVELPAEVEMVMPGDKLQLTVTLIAPIAMTEGLNFAIREGGHTVGAGIVSKIIE
- the fusA gene encoding elongation factor G — translated: MARITPIERYRNIGISAHIDAGKTTTTERILFYTGVNHKIGEVHHGAATMDWMEQEQERGITITSAATTCFWAGMAHQFEPHRINIIDTPGHVDFTIEVERSMRVLDGAVMVYCAVGGVQPQSETVWRQAEKYKVPRIAFVNKMDRTGANFLRVVEQIKTRLGGVAVPIQLPIGAEEQFTGVIDLVKMKAINWCETDQGATFTYEAIPESLQELAAHWQQNLMETAAEASEVLMDKYLGGTPLTEEEINTALRQRLINNEIVLVTCGSAFKNKGVQAMLDAVVNYLPSPIEVPPVKGLKEDALTEDQRQASDKEPFSALAFKIASDPFVGTLTFFRVYSGVVKSGDTVLNSVKQKRERFGRIVQMHANKREEIKEVHAGDIAAAIGLKDITTGDTLCQLERPIILERMEFPEPVISVAVEPKTKADQEKMSTALGRLAQEDPSFRVRTDEESGQTIIAGMGELHLEILVERMRREFKVEANVGKPQVAYRETLRHSVEQEGKFIRQSGGRGQYGHVWLRLEPQEPGNGYQFINKVVGGVIPKEYISAIDKGVQEQLKGGVLAGYPIVDLQVTVYDGSYHDVDSSEIAFKVAASMAFKEGFLKAKPVLLEPIMRVEVETPEDYMGDVIGDLNRRRGIIEGMEDTAMAKTIRAQVPLSEMFGYATDLRSQTQGRASYSMEFCKYHEAPTHVAQAVIESRKSK
- the rpsG gene encoding 30S ribosomal protein S7; this encodes MPRRRVIGQRKILPDPKFGSELLAKFINVVMVDGKKSLAEGIVYTALESVAQRVGKTPLEAFEIALDHVRPTVEVKSRRVGGSTYQVPVEVRPVRRSALGMRWLVDAARKRGDKPMSVRLAAELADALENRGAAVKKREDVHRMAEANKAFAHYRW
- the rpsL gene encoding 30S ribosomal protein S12, with protein sequence MATINQLVRKPRVKKVVKSNVPALESCPQKRGVCTRVYTTTPKKPNSALRKVCRVRLTNGFEVTSYIGGEGHNLQEHSVVLIRGGRVKDLPGVRYHTVRGALDCAGVKDRKQCRSKYGVKKPNA